In a genomic window of Mycolicibacter heraklionensis:
- a CDS encoding cyclopropane mycolic acid synthase family methyltransferase yields the protein MPKLEPKYEELQSIYDISNEFYELFLGPTMGYTCGFYPDKDTTCDEAQIAKFDLALGKLGLEPGMTLLDIGCGWGACMQRALEKYDVNVIGLTLSGEQRQYAIDKLSKVDTNRNVEVRLQGWEEFTDKVDRIVSIGAFEHFGRDRWADFFDITYNALPDDGRMLLHTITAISGQDEAQAKGIPMTMSLAKFTLFIMREIFPGGQLPSAWLPRQYAADAGFTVTRDDEIGPHYARTLQDWAAMLAANKERAIEVQGQEAYDRFDKYLNGCVELFRNGNTSVHQYTLQK from the coding sequence ATGCCCAAGCTGGAACCGAAGTACGAGGAACTGCAGTCGATCTACGACATCTCCAACGAGTTCTACGAGCTGTTCCTAGGTCCGACAATGGGCTACACCTGCGGGTTCTACCCGGACAAGGACACCACCTGCGACGAGGCGCAGATCGCCAAGTTCGACTTGGCGCTGGGCAAGCTGGGCCTGGAGCCCGGCATGACGCTGCTGGACATCGGCTGCGGTTGGGGTGCCTGCATGCAGCGCGCGCTGGAGAAGTACGACGTCAACGTCATCGGGCTCACCCTCAGTGGTGAGCAGCGCCAGTACGCCATCGACAAGCTGTCGAAGGTGGACACCAACCGCAACGTCGAGGTGCGGCTGCAGGGGTGGGAGGAGTTCACCGACAAGGTGGACCGGATCGTGTCGATCGGCGCGTTCGAGCACTTCGGCCGCGACCGCTGGGCGGACTTCTTCGACATCACCTACAACGCACTGCCCGACGACGGTCGGATGCTGCTGCACACCATCACCGCGATCAGCGGGCAGGACGAGGCGCAGGCCAAGGGCATTCCGATGACGATGTCGCTGGCCAAGTTCACGCTGTTCATCATGCGGGAGATCTTCCCCGGCGGGCAGCTTCCCTCGGCGTGGTTGCCCCGCCAGTACGCCGCCGACGCCGGTTTCACCGTGACCCGCGACGACGAGATCGGGCCGCACTACGCACGCACCCTTCAGGACTGGGCGGCGATGTTGGCGGCCAATAAGGAGCGGGCGATCGAGGTGCAGGGCCAAGAGGCATACGACCGTTTCGACAAGTACCTCAACGGCTGCGTGGAGCTGTTCCGCAACGGCAACACCAGCGTTCACCAGTACACGCTGCAGAAATAG
- a CDS encoding alpha/beta fold hydrolase — protein sequence MVEIRSGTARSGDLEIFYEDLGSPEDPPVLLVMGLGAQLLLWRTGFCEKLVAQGLRVIRYDNRDVGLSSKLGRDHSRGALVPRMARFWLGKPSPAVYTLEDMADDAAALLDHLGIEQTHVVGASMGGMIAQVFAARFAARTRSLGVIFSSNNRRFLPPPAPRALMALLTGPSPDSPREVIIDNAVRASRIIGSPRYPAPEDQLRANIVEAYERSYYPWGIARQFGAILASGSLAEYNRLITAPTVVIHGLADKLMRPSGGRAVADAIDRARLVLFEGMGHDLPEELWDPVISELTTTFAAAR from the coding sequence GTGGTGGAGATACGCAGCGGCACGGCCCGCTCGGGCGACCTGGAGATCTTCTACGAAGACCTGGGAAGTCCCGAGGATCCCCCGGTGCTGCTGGTGATGGGACTGGGCGCCCAGCTGCTGCTGTGGCGCACCGGGTTCTGCGAGAAGCTGGTCGCTCAGGGCCTGCGGGTGATCCGGTACGACAACCGGGACGTCGGCTTGTCCAGCAAGCTGGGCCGCGACCACTCCCGCGGCGCCCTGGTCCCGCGCATGGCGCGGTTCTGGCTGGGTAAGCCCAGCCCGGCCGTCTACACCCTGGAGGACATGGCCGATGACGCTGCCGCCCTGCTGGATCACTTGGGAATCGAGCAGACACACGTCGTCGGCGCTTCGATGGGCGGCATGATCGCGCAGGTGTTCGCCGCACGGTTCGCGGCCCGGACCCGTTCGCTGGGCGTCATCTTCTCCAGCAACAACCGGCGTTTCCTTCCGCCGCCGGCCCCGCGGGCGCTGATGGCGCTGCTGACCGGACCGTCACCGGACTCCCCGCGCGAGGTGATCATCGACAACGCGGTGCGGGCCAGCCGGATCATCGGCAGCCCCCGCTACCCGGCGCCGGAAGACCAGCTACGGGCCAACATCGTCGAGGCCTACGAGCGCAGCTACTACCCCTGGGGCATCGCCCGGCAGTTCGGCGCCATCCTGGCCAGCGGCAGCCTGGCCGAATACAACCGGCTGATCACCGCACCGACCGTGGTCATCCACGGCTTGGCCGACAAGCTGATGCGCCCTTCGGGGGGACGGGCGGTGGCCGATGCCATCGACCGCGCCCGCCTGGTGCTGTTCGAAGGTATGGGCCACGACCTGCCCGAAGAGCTGTGGGACCCGGTGATCAGCGAGCTGACCACGACGTTTGCCGCCGCGAGATAA
- a CDS encoding ABC1 kinase family protein, translated as MSSTPPRQVAQLDRVPLPVEAARVGATGWQLTRAATRVFTRLLGPGPIQQKVIRELPQTFADLGPTYVKFGQIIASSPGAFGEPLSREFRGLLDSVPPADPDAVHELFVEELGAAPQELFAKFDETPIASASIAQVHFATLHSGEEVVVKIQRPGIRRRVAADLQILKRFAQLVELAKLGRRLSAGDVVADFADNLAEELDFRIEGQSMQTWVSHLHASPLGRNIKVPDVHWDFTSERVLTMERVSGIRIDDAPAIRKAGFDGVELVKALLFSTFEGGLRHGLFHGDLHAGNLLVDDEGRVVFLDFGIMGRIDPRTRWLLRELVYALLVKKDHAAAGKIVVLMGAVGTVKPEGQAAKDLEAFATPLTMKSLGDMSYAEIGKQLGALADAYDVKLPRELVLIGKQFLYVERYMKLLAPRWQMMSDPQLTGYFANFMVDVSREHKDNDDNPGV; from the coding sequence ATGAGTTCGACCCCACCCCGCCAGGTGGCCCAGCTGGACCGGGTGCCGTTGCCGGTTGAGGCGGCCCGCGTCGGCGCGACCGGCTGGCAGCTCACCCGCGCCGCCACCCGAGTCTTCACCCGGCTGCTCGGGCCGGGGCCGATCCAGCAGAAGGTGATCCGCGAGCTGCCGCAGACGTTCGCCGACCTGGGCCCCACCTACGTCAAATTCGGCCAGATCATCGCCTCGAGCCCCGGCGCGTTCGGCGAACCGCTGTCCCGGGAATTCCGCGGCCTGCTCGACTCCGTCCCGCCGGCCGACCCGGACGCGGTGCACGAACTGTTCGTCGAGGAACTGGGCGCCGCACCGCAGGAGCTGTTCGCGAAGTTCGACGAGACCCCCATCGCGTCGGCTTCGATCGCCCAGGTGCACTTCGCCACCCTGCACAGCGGCGAGGAGGTCGTGGTCAAGATCCAGCGGCCGGGCATCCGCCGCCGGGTCGCGGCCGACCTGCAGATCCTCAAACGGTTCGCGCAGCTCGTCGAGCTGGCCAAGCTGGGCCGCCGGCTGTCGGCCGGCGACGTGGTCGCCGACTTCGCCGACAACCTCGCCGAGGAGCTGGACTTCCGCATCGAGGGCCAGTCGATGCAGACCTGGGTGTCGCACCTGCACGCCTCGCCGCTGGGCCGCAACATCAAGGTGCCCGACGTGCACTGGGACTTCACCAGCGAGCGGGTGCTGACGATGGAGCGCGTGTCCGGCATTCGCATCGACGACGCCCCCGCCATCCGCAAAGCCGGTTTCGACGGCGTGGAGCTGGTCAAGGCGTTGCTGTTCTCCACCTTCGAGGGCGGACTGCGGCACGGGTTGTTCCACGGCGACCTGCACGCCGGCAATCTGCTGGTGGACGACGAGGGCCGGGTGGTGTTCCTGGACTTCGGCATCATGGGCCGCATCGACCCGCGCACCCGTTGGCTGCTGCGCGAGCTGGTCTACGCGCTGCTGGTCAAGAAGGACCACGCCGCGGCCGGCAAGATCGTGGTGCTGATGGGCGCGGTGGGCACCGTCAAACCCGAGGGCCAGGCCGCCAAGGACCTCGAGGCTTTCGCCACCCCGCTGACCATGAAGTCGCTGGGCGACATGTCGTATGCCGAGATCGGCAAGCAGCTCGGGGCGCTGGCCGATGCCTATGACGTCAAGCTGCCGCGCGAGCTGGTGCTCATCGGCAAGCAGTTCCTCTACGTGGAGCGCTACATGAAACTGCTGGCACCGCGCTGGCAGATGATGTCCGATCCGCAGCTGACCGGCTACTTCGCCAACTTCATGGTCGACGTCAGCCGCGAGCACAAAGACAACGACGACAACCCGGGAGTTTGA
- a CDS encoding DinB family protein codes for MPVSSEVLADQLDWHWQHLLRPRLDGLSDDEYLWEPVPDCWSVRRDGIDFAFPAPEPAPFTTIAWRMTHVTVGVFAMRNQHHFGGPPADYQSWPYALDAATALRQLDDAYVRWIAGVRGLDDAALARPIGPAEGPWAEHTMAQLILHINREAIHHGAEIGCIRDLYAHQAGPA; via the coding sequence ATGCCCGTCTCCAGTGAGGTACTGGCCGATCAACTCGACTGGCATTGGCAGCACCTGCTCCGGCCACGGCTGGACGGTCTGAGCGACGACGAGTACCTGTGGGAACCGGTGCCGGACTGCTGGAGCGTGCGCCGGGACGGAATCGACTTCGCGTTTCCGGCGCCGGAGCCGGCGCCGTTCACCACCATCGCCTGGCGGATGACGCACGTCACCGTCGGCGTGTTCGCGATGCGCAACCAGCACCACTTCGGCGGGCCGCCGGCCGACTACCAGAGCTGGCCGTACGCCCTGGACGCCGCCACCGCGCTGCGCCAACTCGACGATGCCTACGTCCGCTGGATCGCCGGGGTGCGCGGCCTGGACGACGCCGCTCTGGCCCGGCCGATCGGACCGGCCGAGGGTCCGTGGGCCGAGCACACCATGGCCCAGCTCATCCTGCACATCAACCGCGAAGCCATTCACCACGGAGCCGAAATCGGCTGCATCCGCGACCTGTACGCCCACCAAGCCGGCCCGGCCTAG